The Tenrec ecaudatus isolate mTenEca1 chromosome 17, mTenEca1.hap1, whole genome shotgun sequence sequence CGGTTGTGCCGTCCCCTCGGTCTTGCTGGTAGTGTTGGGCAGGCCCGGGCGTAGAGGTAAAGTGTGCTTTGGCTGAAAGCATGGCTGGAGATGTCCCGAGAGGGATGAGCTTTGAGAGCCCCTGTGTGGCGGagcccagagagaggcctgcagtAGGCACAGTTTGGAAGGGAAGTTGTTCAGGTGCAGGAAGCGGGAATTGGGAGACCTGTGGGAATTGGAATTGGAAGTCAAAGGGAATGAGGAGACTGGGAGGACAATTTAGAGACATTTTTTGCGGTTCTCCGGAGAGAGCGCATTCATTCTTCACCGGATAGCTCCTGTCCTGGCCCTCCTATGTGCCGGGACCCTGTGCTGGCTTTTTTCTGTCTTGTGTGGGTCCGGAGTATTGTTCTTGCCCACTTTTATCTGTCACCAGTAGAActtgttttttccttccctcttaaGCTTATTTTTCTCCCTCCTACGTTTGTCACTGTATTATTAATGTCGCTTCAAAAATAGATTAAGCTAGCCCTCTCCCTCTTGTCCCAGGACAACTGAGAAGGCCGTTGGGTGTCAGTCTTTGTTTTCTGCCCTGTTGTCCCCTGTTGCTAAGCATCGAGTAGCCCGTGTTTGTCACCGGACGCTCCGTGTGGAGCCTGTCCTGGTGTGCAGTGGGTTTTCGCTAAGACGCAGGGCTGGCAGGTCAGCAACACAGACccttccaagagcatgggatacaTTCTTGGCCATTACCCTACCCAGCTTTTGAAGTGAGCCTGGCCTTTTGGTCAGGTTCACTGAACATTTAGTTTGAGGTGTTGGATTTTCCCATAAATCCATCACAAAGGAGAGGGTGGCACTGCAGAGCCTTTCAGCCTCCCCTTTGTCACTGCCCTGCTTGTCGGATGGCCCCCGCCTGCTGGAAGCCAGACTTTCCCCCTCCACTTACTCTTTCCTCACAAGGCCTTTCCCGTGATCTTCAGACACTCTCTCCTCAGCTGCATGATAATCCACTGAGGGTCTGTGGCATATTCGCACCGTTAGAAACGTGGGCCCGTCTGCTGCTCTCCGCAGCCAAGAGTGAGAAGCAGGCAAAGAAGGACTGGGGTAGGCCTTGGGATGCTGGGACCCTAGAGGTGGGCTAGACCCCACGCGTTAACTCAGAGCCTCTCTGTGGTGCTAGATCTGGCCTCTGATTGAATGCGTCCAGTCCTACGAAAATCACTCTATCCTTTCCATCTGTGATTACTGAATTCCTGTAAGCTCATGTACCTTGTTAGTATGGGGGTATTTGGTGAGTGTTTCAGGAAGCGGATATACCTAACCCCAGGCCTACAAACAAGGCTTGGGAAATTTTCGGGGGCACCCTGACCTTTCTGATCTTCCATTCTGGGACTTGGACGCCTACAATTTCCAATTGCGGAatggagagtggggtgggggtagtcGTAGTGGATGATACTTTGCAGAAATTATGTGAGAATTAGCATTTCAAAAGCCCTAGCTGCCTTGTTAGCTACCTCTCAGCTCAGAGGCCTGTAGAGTCAGAGGAAACCCATCTCTGTCGGTTGTCTCCGTGTTTGTCATTTCTTCATGGCCCTCTGTAGGATTCATGGAGCCATGCTAGGGTATTTCTATATCAACTGTCCTGCAGGGAAAGTCCCGAGCCTCCCTTCTTCATTGGGTATCCCCAGTCATAGGACACAGATATACCTACCACCTTCACTGTACATGGGCGTCCAGCCATGGGCAAAGCTGAGGAAATCTTGCCCCCAAGATGGGGTTGGGCATGGGGAGAGAAGGAAAGCAGGGTAAATGAGAGGGAATTTCTGGGAGTGGGGTTGCAACTTTAAAACAAGATCCAGAGGGAAGCTTCCCCGAGAAGGGAGCAAAGGCCTGAAAGAAGTGATGGGGAAGCAGTGCAGACCGCAGTGCATGCTGGGGGCTGAGCAACAGCATTGAGGAGGAGACGTGTAGGAGACGAGGCCAGGTGTCAGGTTGGTTTGTTGATGAGAATAAGGCCTGGTTGGACTCTGAATGAGAGGAGCGCCTTGGGGAGTTGGGGGCTTGGTCGTTGGGTGGAGAGCACGGAAAGCCGGGGTGGGGTAGGAACTGGGAGACCAGTGAGGAGGCAGGCCACTGCGGTGCTCCTGAACCAGGTGGCCTTGCCAGGGCAGGTGTGCTAGCTGTGAAAAGGGAAGATTGGAGTCTTTTGGtgtcttgattttatttttaaaacgtcTGTGCCTATAGAAAAGATGATTCACCAGTAGCAAGTGTGTTGCTGTATTTTCTttatccatttctttcttttttaagttctattgacatataattcacatctcaTACATTTCAATTGTTCAGTCACCTTCCTAAGAGTTACACAgccgtcaccacaatcaattctgggACGTTTCTTCTGCCCTGTACTCGTTGTCGTTGGCTCCCCGTTACCCACCCCAAAATATGGGACACTTCAGGAATTTGGGTGTCATCATGTGCAAGGGCCGTGCTAATCTTCCTTGTCATCCACTTTCAGGTATGTGCTAGCAGAGGGAGGACTGTTTTATTCATTTCTATTCTTCCTGTTGGCTAAAGCTTTTGAGAGCAAGTTGCTTACACCTTAATCTTTCAGCCCTCCCTCCTGTCACAGGCGGCCCTTCAGGAACAAGCATGTCCTTGTGCATGGCCATATGTCTCTGCTCCCCGGCGCTGCTACCACAGAAGTAGACGTTAACAAACGAAAGCACTCCCCGCGCTTCCGCAGGCTGGAAGGCCGAGAGAAGGCTTTTTCTCTTCGTCAGTGAGCCCAGGGTCCTGGGAGATCTCCTTGTGTCTTGGCATCAGCTTTGGATCTAGTTGCCTCTCAGCACAGGGAGCCGGGTCCTAAGGACACTCCGTCAGCTCCCACCTCCTCTCTTCTATCCCCCAAAGCTTGACTTCACCCAGAATCTAGCCGCGGCCTGGCGTTTGCATCTTGTCCCATTAGCATTGTAGAGATGAGGATTTACAACATGCAGGCTCATTGCATCCGAGCACAAAATGGAGAGTCACCACAACAGGATGTTtctgaaagtttgtggaaatagtCCATTTTATTTTAAGACCATTTTCCATGCATTTCTTGAAGTACCTCATATGATACTCAGAATCATGGACTGGCCAACTAGACACATTTTGTTGTGGGTGGGGTGCGCGCACAATTTAATCTACAACGCCAAAATACAGTTATCATATTCAAGAATTTTGACATTGAGAAACATGCAACTTAGTGTCTGCTTAAACTTTTTTCCCTTGCCAGTGTAAGATCCGACCCAGACTCATACGTTGCACTTAGTGTACTTGTTGGCCTCCTTTCCTCTTGTCTTTCATGACActggcatttaaaaataattttaaacagttttattggcataattcACCTACCAtgcaacccagtggtttaaatgtaTTAATAGTTGTgtcatcaccaccacaatcagttttgaacattttttcatttttgtaaccGTTATTATTAGCTCTTCTTTCCCTCTCAAGGCCATAACCCCAAGGAACTATTCATCTAGTTGCATCTCTATGaatttacctaacctggatttcatatacagagaatCCAACAAAAAGCCCCAACAGCAACAAGATAAAACAGGAAAACCTCAGTCTAAGTGAAAGCAGAATAGAAATTAGTGCCAATTAAAAgtaggtcaaaaatgaaatatgtTACATTGTTAACAAACTGTCTGTAGTCACCTTCCAGTGCACGCTGTCTAAGGGTAAGACTGTTCACAGCCCTGGTCAGTTGTCCCGGGGATTTCATTGgggactttcactgtcatccatagctcagAATTTGACCTCTAATACGATTTTTTGGGGAGTCTGGGCCCCTGTGCCAAATGCCCCTCGATTCAGGTTTTCTTATGATTGGATTTTTCGCAGGAAGGCCACCCAGAAGCTATAGGGTATTAGGGGACTAAGGCATTTGATGATAGAGGCGACAGGTTTTGTTGCCACTGAGCTGCGAGGGCAGGAGGCAATGTAGCTTTGGTGTGTGGTCAGATAAGAAGACCACAGTGTGGGGCTGGGATGGGAGTCCGGGTTTATGTACGGTGTCTGACACTTTGGTGCCCATAAGATGTTTGCCGTTGAATTGCTGTTGGAAGAAGCTAGGCCCCATGTGGGATCACCAGGGGTAGCCCCCAGGGCCCTGCCTGGGCCTTCTGAGGCTATCGATGAAGGCCTGCACCTGTTGGTGCATCCTTCTTCCCACCGCAGCCAGTCTCTAGAGACTCTTCCTTGTCCCGCTGCTCCGTCGTCGCTGCCACGTGCCCGTCACCAGTCCCTCAGGGGTAGTTCCACTCCACTCCCAGTGTGCCTGGGATCAGAAGGGCCCGGTCAAGACTCAAGACCAGGTTCCCTGTGACTGTGCCCCAGCCGTGCCGTGGGCTTGCTTTTGCTCCACCAACTCAAACcgcctctctcttctctcctcttcaAGTTTAAACTCATCTCCCAGGCATACGAAGTGCTGTCAGACCCAAAGAAAAGGGACATTTATGACCAGGGCGGGGAGCAGGCGATTAAGGAAGGTGGCTCTGGCAGCCCCAACTTCTCGTCACCCATGGACATCTTCGACATGTTCTTTGGCGGTGGAGGGCGAATGGCTAGAGAGAGAAGAGGTAAATGCTCAACCGTAAGCAGGTTCCTTCCGTGTTTCCAAAGCCCGTGGGTGTTGCTGGGACGGGGCGGGCCAGGCTTTGAAGGGCACCCCTGCCACATGTTAGGATCACTCTTGTCCAGTTGTCCTTTGTTCTCTGGTCTCCTGGCTACCTTGGCTCGCTGCATATTCAGCCAGTGCCTGACACCCTCCCACCCATGCAGGTGTGGATGGAGTGGTGGGTAGGGAAGACGAAGGTCAAGTTCAATTTGTCCTCTTTTTCGCTACTGTTGTGGCCAGGCACCTAAGGGATTGGAATGGTATCAGGCCTCTGGGTGGCCCACACGGTTTGTGCCCAgcgactaactgaaaggtcgactGCTGgagaaggcctggcagtctgtgtCTGTAAAGACAGCAGCCAAGAAAGCCCTGGCCTTTTccgacccccaccaccccccgctGGGCTCCTTTCCCTCCACCTGAGCGGGGCCTTCAGGCACCCCCAAGCGCCACTAGGCCCCCTGCCATAGTCACTCGGTCTTATTTTCCCAGCCTGCTCAGGTTTTTAGGTCAcaaacttcctcatgttgtgaatcTTTGTAGAGTGACCCACTACCTGCCTCTTGAGAGCTCTATGGGGACAGGAGCTTCCCAGGGAAGAAGCTTATTCCCCAGCCACTCCGATGTTGAGTTCTGGGGTGGCTGTCTGAGCAgatattttccctcttccctcctgccACATGTGAGCAGTCACCCCTGGCTGGTTTCCATCAGCCCACACCCCGTGCAGTTGAGACTCCCCTTGGACCTGATCATGAGGTGATCAAGCTGCTTACCGCTCTGGATGACATCAGAACAAATGGGCTCTGCCTTGGAGTCCAGACGTGTGATCCGGAATCAATGAGACCACACTCGTTGCCACATTATCATTGACCTTGGGCTTTAGAAACTGTACGCCTCAACTCTGAACACAGTGTCCAAGTGTTTATTAGGAacaagcccatggcctgggtctgCGGCCTCGTGGTCTACTTGaccgtggggaggggaggaagctctCGTGCATCGCctgccctgctccctccctggAGACGAGCAGCTTCACACCCTTAATGAAATTGTCTCAGCAGCCAGCCAGCACACAAGGTCAGCTTGCCTTGCTGATTGAAAGTCCTGTGGCCACAGTGAGGGGCCTGGTGCCTCAGTCCTGACCCAGCAGGCACAGCCCAGGGCAAAATGCCCCCACTGTCCTTGCTTCAGGTACACAGAGTCAGGCGGCAGATGAAAGGATTCTCACTCAGTCACAAATGCCAAAAGGCCCATGTTTTCCCAGAAGGTAAAGAGCAATGTGCCCAAGGAAGCGGCCGAAGACAAGGCTGAGagcactgggtttctgaggcaaggCCCCGCTCACGGGACGGATGGACTGACGGAGCCCATCTGGGGAACCGTGTGTTGCCGTAGGGTTTCTCAACTGGCGGGCTCCCTGTCCCGACTCAGTCTCTGAAAATACAGGCTGTTGACAGCTATAAATGATTGAATCACTGCCTCCCCGCTTAGAGAGAATATTCGTTCTTGTCCTGGCAGGCAGAATAGAAGCACCGCTTCCCTTAGACTGAGAGTGGGGAATAAACGGACGGCGTAGCTTCCAGTCGGCAGAGACTTGTGGGGCCGAGCATCATCGGGAGGAGGGTGGTACGGAGGGCCCGGGTATTGTTGATGCTCTATGACTaactgtgtgtgttttttttcttgatAAGGCAAGAATGTTGTACATCAGTTGTCTGTAACTCTTGAAGATTTATATAATGGAGTCACAAAGAAATTGGCCCTCCAGAAAAATGTAAtttgtgagaaatgtgaaggtaaatgaattttaaaagaatcTCACAATTCTGATCCTTTAGCTCTCCAAACAAGGCTGGTTCTAATTAAGGGAAAAATTATCTCTTTTCATGTATGAAGACCAAGCGGAAGGCTTGAGTCAGATCTGCCTGAAGGGATGTTTGTGTTGGGTTATACATTTAAACATAGATGTTGCACAATTACCTTAATCGTTTAAAAACCAAGAGAATGCCCCTAAGTCAGTGGGTGCCAATTTGTATTCTGTAAACTATTTAGGCTTTACAGGCCATACGGTAACTGGTCATGAACCCAAATTTGCACACAAGCAGCCTGGGCCAGTTTGCTGTGTCCACTCAGACTTATCCACAACGCCAGCTTGCTGACCTCCGATGGAAATCAATTGCTAGTTTTtaaaatgggattttttttttcaagaaacaaAATGTCCACATTGCCTCACAGAGTTGCTTGGACTGTGCAGCCGGCTCTGTCGCtagagctgtgtcccccctgccTGCCCGTCTCAGCCACCTCTGCTCCTGGGTCTTTGTCACGCTTGCAGTGGGAACAAGGGAAGAGAGGATCATGAATGAGAGGATCATGAATTTGGCTTGGCGCAGCCACAGGCGAGAATGCCCAGTGTCCATGTGAACATCTGCCCAGAGGCGCCTAGAACCTAGGCGCGTCCTGACTGCTTTCTGCTGCACAGTCGGAGCTCACGCCAGGGCCCGCCTGCTGTGCTGCCCAGCAGGGCCACTTCCAGGGGTGAGTGTGTTCTGCCTGTTGCCCCCGCAGGTGTCGGGGGGAAGAAGGGCTCGGCGGAGAAGTGCCCGCTGTGCAAGGGGCGAGGCATGCAGATCCACATCCAGCAGATCGGGCCGGGCCTGGTGCAGCAGATCCAGACCGTGTGCATCGAGTGCAAGGGCCAGGGCGAGCGCATCAACCCCAGGGACCGCTGCGAGGGCTGCAGTGGGGCCAAGGTGGTCCGAGAGAAGAAGCTAATCGAGGTGCACGtggaaaaaggtgaggctctgCGCAGGGCTCGCTCTGCGTGAAAACCCTCATCGACACGACACGGCAGTAAAGTGGGCCATCGAGTCCCCACGCCCCAGTCACCTGCCGTTGACCTGCCTGGCCTCAGGTTCCTGCCCATGTCCCCTCGTAGAGGCTAAAAGCCGCCCCTTGTTCAGGCCTCTAGTGCTCCGTAACCTGACCCTCAGCCTCCAGAACTGCCGTCTGCTGCCCTTCCCGGGCAGCCATTCCTGCAGTGCCTTTTGGGACCTTCCTAATGTGGCTTTCATTGCCCACTGCCCATTGCAGTGCCCGCCGGACATCGCCGTAGCTGAGTTCCCTTCTCCACATGGTCAGCGCTTGCCCTGCCAGTCAGCCATATCCCCAGCCACcgctcccttccccacctccccccatcaGGGTCGGAGGCTTGCTGACGCAAGACCCCACAGGACTCAGTGTTTCTTCTTCAAAAGCTTTACGGCAAGCCTGGCTTTTAGGAGACCCGGCTAATCAGAAAGGATGACGTTCCGCAGGTATGAAGGACGGGCAGAAGATACTGTTCCATGGAGAAGGCGATCAGGAGCCCGAGCTGGAGCCTGGCGATGTCATCATCGTGCTTGATCAGAAGGATCACGGTGTCTTTCAGAGACAAGGCCACGATTTGATCATGAAAATGAAGATCCAGCTCTCGGAGGCCCTGTGCGGCTTCAAGAAGACCATTAACACCCTGGACGATCGCACCCTGGTTATCACCTCCAAGTCAGGTGAGGTTGCGGGGCGCGCTCCCACGGTGCCTGTTTGGCTGGACTGCACTGGCAAGTTAGCTGTCCACGGCCTAACCTATTGCGGCTAGGTGTTTTTATTCTCAATTTAATCCTCGCCAATGTTTGTTAGGTTTCTTGATACTTTACCTTTGAGGCATGAAGAAGCTCGAGATTCCTGGGACATCTAAAACTTCAACTGGGTCTGCTAACTTGAGTTTTTAACCGTTCATGTTTCCCATGATGTGGGTGGTGCTCTGTACCAGTTCATTCATATGTTCATCCAGTCTTTGAGTTGCCAATCATATATGAGAAATTTTTTAGCACAGAATTTtccaggaggtggggggagacattgcCCGTCAGTGTATCCCTGGAGGCTCCCACAGGACCTGCCCTGGTCTGCAGCCCCTCGCAGGGCCTACGTGCTCAGCAGGCCGCCGCCTCCACTGCTGGAGCTTCGCCTCTAGCCCTCCCCCCGAGCCCCTCACCTGACAGGTGACCCTCACCCGCTCTCCATTCAGGTGCTGAGTTATACTGCCCTTTGCCCAGTTCTCATGGGGGATCTTCCCAAGGGGGGGACTGACTCCCCCAGCTCCAGGTCACCGTCTTCCTGTTTTGTACCTGATGCAGAACCAAGCCTTTTCCTTCACCAGGTGAGGTGATCAAGCACGGGGACCTGAAATGTGTGCGCAACGAAGGGATGCCCATCTACAAAGCTCCCCTGGAAAGGGGGACCCTGATCATACAGTTCTTAGTAAGTGTGCTGCGCTCCTCCCCCGGGACCGCCCGCGCAAGGCCTTCCTGGgggtccaaccacgctccttcttgCGGCCGCCTCTGCAGGTGCTCTTCCCCGAGAAACAGTGGCTCCCTGCAGACAAGCTCCCGCAGCTGGAGGCCTTGCTCCCTCCGCGGCAGAAAGTGAGGGTCACCGACGACATGGATCAGGTGGAGCTCAAGGAGTTCAGTCCCAGCGAGCAGAGCTGGCGCCAGCACAGGGAGGCCTACGAGGAGGACGATGACGGGCCCCGGGCCGGAGTGCAGTGCCAGACGGCCTGATGGGCGCGGCGCTGGCAGCCCGCCGGCCGTGCACATGATGAATGTAAAGTTGGCACAATGAACATGGCCTCGTGTGTGGGGTGTCCTGTGTATGTGTTCAGCACTCTCACCTGCTGAGTGTCTTTCTGGTTTCCCTTCTGGTTGTGACTTAAGTTATAGCttaatttatatttaaatgtttAAGTGTCAATCATCTCTAGTCTGCATATGCAATCTGTTCATTTCCACTTTCAGGATGTTCTTCCCAGGTGTCTGGGGCCGAACCGACACTTAGTGCTCCTAGTAGCTTTGCAGAATTCCCGTCTGCCAGGAAAGCCCAGCCCAAgtgccccactcccctccctggaGAGGCACCCCGCCACCCCCTGGGCGTAGGTCCCCCTGCCGGGCAGTGTTACAGAGGATACTCTCAGGGCTTGCTACATGTCTGAATCTAGATGCCTGGCGCATCCTGAAGGACAAAAGCACACCTGTGGCTCACCTGTTCCCGGGGCAGCAGGGCCACCTCAGTCCCCACTGTCCTAGTCCCTAAGTGGCTGGAACAGGCGGGGTTTCTGATCATTTCCCTTGTGGTGAGGACCAGTGTTTCACAGGACGTGCAGAGGAAACGGTTTTGCCTGTGACAGCCCCCCGCCCCATACTGTCCATTGTCACTTTCTGTTGTTAAGTTTTGCAGTGCTCTCCCACCAAAGTGCTTGCTTGTAAAGCAAAACTAGACCCATGCCCCCTGTAGCTTAAGTGTGAGAAGCCATGGGCCGTACTGGTGGCTCAGCCCCGCCTGGCCAGTGAGCCTGCGTGATCTGAGGGCTGAAGGGCAGCGTGTTGCGGTGTTCCTCTCCCTGTTGCACAGCCATACTTCAAAGGGCTTCCTGCCATGAGTTGTAGAGAAGTGACAGAATGCCACTGGAACGAGCGTCTCGGACGCACGCACTGTCTGCCACCTCGTTGGCGATTTGTCGTGGCAGGTGGACTCCCGCTTGAGTCTAGGTTTTCCCTCAACCACAAGTCATTATTCTCCTTTCCCACCTCCCCATGAAGGTCACCTGCTACCGTCTAGCCTGCTGAGTGAAAGCAGAGACCACCTGTCAGGTCGACCCTAATTTGGCTAAAGCGTTTGACTTAGAGCAGGGACCTGAGCCAGGAAGGTCAAAGGCCAGACCAGACTGATGGCAGGTAGAGGGAGCCAGCTGGATGGACCCGGTTCCAACGGAACATTGCCAGCTAGTAGCTCCAGCTGCTGACAAAGGATGGAAACACCTCCTGCTCTGACCACTGGTCAGGATGAACATCAAACCCCATTCTTTGGATGTAGACACACCTAAGTACCAAAGGACCACAACTCCAGGTGTCATTCTGTGCGGTGACCCTCAAATGAATCCTTGCTACAGCACTACCGTTTGGTACCTGAGCAAAAGGACAcagctccttccttccttctgtacACGAATGGGGAGGGTGTTGCTCAGAATTTCATCCACCTGTCATTTGTCACTTCAGAAATAAAACAGCTGGTATGAGACACGAATGGCTGTGCCTTTCTTTTTGGAGAACTCAGAGTTGCAGAGTCAGCTTGCCTCCACTCCTACGGAAGCAATGGCGGCGTTCCCACCTCCAGGGACGTCATGGTTGGGGATGTAAGTGAGTGCACGTCTCAGGCCATGAGGAAAAAGTAGAGCAAGTCCACTACGGAAAGCACCTGACTGCATGCCCAAGGGCGGAGGGCCTTTCCACACAGAGGAAAGGCAGCGTTGTTTGTGGGGGAATGTTAGCTCCCTAGACTTTGCATTCAGCGAGGAGCCAGCCTGTGGCAGAGGACTCGGGGAAAACGGCAGTGCAGACTCTGAGATAACAGGGCGGGGCTCAGTGGCTACCAGGCACAGTCCAGAGCCTACAGGGCAGCCCGCCACCCTCCAGCATCACCCAGTGAGCAAGACAACGTGGAGATGAACAGGGCAAATCGAAGGATGTGCCAGGGGGTGTTTTAATACAGGCTGTAAGAGAAAGGTAGAGGACCACAGAACATTCCCTCCCAAATGCTCAGGCTCAAATACTGAGAGGGGCTAGAATTTCTGGGTCTCAGCTCCCGGGAGCTGGCTGCTGCATTCCCAGGTAGCCTGTCAGTGGTtggctctcctcctcctccaaggaAGACAGTTCACTCTGACGTTGATGCCGAGTCTCGGTTTCCCCAGCGCAGGTTCATGAAAAGCATGTTCCACACCCAGGGGTTTGCATTAAGAAAGTACGCTGAGGTGTGAACACGGAAAGGTCTGTATTTTATCTACAAAATTTAAGCATTTGCTACAACAGGTACTCCTTGTACACAAGCCCGAAACGGTAAGGAATGTCACGTGGTCGATCTGCGTTCTCGGTGCAGCAGTGGCCGGAAGACTGCCGTCTAAACTGGACAATCATAGATGTGAATTTCCTGGTCATCCCCAACTGACACAATTTTTGAACCATTTCCATTGTACTTTACTCCCCAGACCTGTAAATAAGAGGAACAAAACGTGTGACTGAGTGACTGAGAAAGGATGCTCACATGTGCATGCTGCTGAATCTAGAAATCCTGTCTAAGAggagggtgtcccagcccttgcaGAATCAGGAAGAGAGGGCTCTGTCTTCAGTCAGGAGTTGTCCATTATTGCTGTTTatcacccccttcccctcccttcccctaggagccctgggggtgcagtgggctaTGAACTGAACCGTAGACCACAGGggcggtagttcaaacccacccacagctcGGAGAGAAAGGGAGTCTGTCAGCTCCTGGGCAGATGCACAGCCTGCCTCGGAAACCGGTACGGGGTGGCTATGAGCCtggaatgactcgatggcagtaccaGTGCATTTGAGTCCCTTCCCTTCAGGAACTCTGGAGACACTGTAGGTTAGTTGTCTGACTGCCAATCGcaaggctggctgttcaaacccaccatctgctcctggggagaaaaatgaagcagtcCGTGGAGATCTGCAGTGGTAGGGTTGCTGTggagtggaatcaactcaatctaCAACCCCTAAGCAAATGTCACTTTCACTAATCCATGGGGTGGGCTAACAGCATGCAGGTGGAACACACAAGGGACCAGTGTGTGCTTGCCTTTTTATTTCCAGGAAGAGAAGGCCCCACTCAGCTGCCCTGAGGTCACTGAGGACAGGGACAGTTGCTAACTGATCCTCAGTGACCTCCTCGCATTCCCGCTCGCTGTCTGTAATTCTCACTTGGTTATTGGAACCCAGTGGGGCCCGACAGCACTAGGAAGCTGGGCAGCCTGACATGGAGTGCTGATTTTATCCGCTGCATGGTGCATCATCAGAGCCAAACCTGCTTCCTCGTTGAAATTTCACCAGGGAGATACtgcgtgtgtgtataaatatacacAGCCCATCCCAGTTTCCAAACCTAATGATCAGTGACATTGTTAATCATGTCACATTCTTCACACTGTGTCAGCATTGTGATTTCTATTCTAGCTGTTTCATGCTCATCCACAGTTGAGGGTCACGTGTAAAAATGCATTAATACCTTAACTTTGAGATGCTTTCCAGAGAGGCTCATCCTAAGAAACGATCTATGGACCACCCACTTGATCCCACCATGGGCAGTGTTTAATATTCCAGCTCACCACAAAACTCAAATCTCAGTGCTGGGACCAGCACTGGCCTCACCTGCAGCTTACTAAAAATGCAGCCTCTCAGGAGGACTCCGACTTCACTCCAGGGGGGATTCACTTGCACGTCACAGACAGAAGCACTAAGACACCCAACCATTTCGTAAGTCAGTCACGTTGGCGTTGGCAAAGACTCCTGTCAGAAAAGCTTCTCTTTTCCTGATCTAAAAACTTTTAGCAAGTCTTCAACAGCAGAAAGCCCAACACTTTAAGGACTGTCACACTTCCAGGCTATGAAAAGGAGCTGTGCAaccacagggagaaagatgaagctcttggttcccataaagattcagtgTTTCCCATCCGCCCCCCAAAATACATATAGTCTGGAAACCACAGAAcaattcgactctgtcctatagggtcactgagttggaatcgaatggatgacagtggacaATGCAGCTGCCAGCAGGGAGGGCCTTAACAGCTCCAGCTACAGGCACCGGCGGCCAAATTTCCCAAGGCAGACATGGATCAGCAGGCTCTGGGCACAGGGACCTTAGGCCGGCAGCATCTGCCGCTCTGCGTGCAGACAGCAGCCCAGAAAACCGGGCACTCGCAAGCCCCAGGAGTGTGCCAGCCTTGACAAGTGAGCAGCAAGGCTGAGGAAAGAGCTCCGGGCCCTTATGGTGGGTGATCCCAGCGATCCAAAGCCAGAGGGATTCAAATGCTAAGCCATACCTGATCCTGGTGATCAAAGAAGGTGTGGATGCAAGTCCTCGTGCCAAC is a genomic window containing:
- the DNAJA4 gene encoding dnaJ homolog subfamily A member 4: MARGGSQNWSSGESEGRPEEQAPEDTRDKMVKETQYYDILGVKPSASAEEIKKAYRKLALKFHPDKNPDEGEKFKLISQAYEVLSDPKKRDIYDQGGEQAIKEGGSGSPNFSSPMDIFDMFFGGGGRMARERRGKNVVHQLSVTLEDLYNGVTKKLALQKNVICEKCEGVGGKKGSAEKCPLCKGRGMQIHIQQIGPGLVQQIQTVCIECKGQGERINPRDRCEGCSGAKVVREKKLIEVHVEKGMKDGQKILFHGEGDQEPELEPGDVIIVLDQKDHGVFQRQGHDLIMKMKIQLSEALCGFKKTINTLDDRTLVITSKSGEVIKHGDLKCVRNEGMPIYKAPLERGTLIIQFLVLFPEKQWLPADKLPQLEALLPPRQKVRVTDDMDQVELKEFSPSEQSWRQHREAYEEDDDGPRAGVQCQTA